From a single Peromyscus maniculatus bairdii isolate BWxNUB_F1_BW_parent chromosome 4, HU_Pman_BW_mat_3.1, whole genome shotgun sequence genomic region:
- the LOC102903787 gene encoding olfactory receptor 1G1-like has product MGFSEHPEQQPLLFTLFLAMYLVTLLGNLLIILAIGSDPHLHTPMYFFLANLSFIDTCCTSTIVPKVLANIQTQLHTISHTGCLLQMYFFMVLALLDDFLLAVMAYDRYVAICLPLHYTTIMCPQRCLFLVATSWLCSNLMAFSLTLQMVHVSFCASHSIPHFFCDLLPLLKLACSDTQTFQLMMFAEAALSGVVPLICVLVSYAHIMHTILRIPSAEGKHKVFSTCGSHLTVVTLFYGTVFLVYFQPSSSYSADTGIVASIFYTMVTPMLNPFIYSLRNKDMKRALWKLVGLGKHCNL; this is encoded by the coding sequence ATGGGCTTTTCTGAGCACCCAGAGCAGCAGCCTCTCCTGTTCACACTCTTCTTGGCAATGTACCTGGTCACCCTGTTGGGGAATCTGCTCATCATCCTGGCCATTGGCTCTGACCCAcacctccacacacccatgtacttcttcctggcCAACCTGTCCTTCATCGATACCTGCTGCACCAGCACCATTGTCCCCAAAGTATTGGCCAACATCCAAACCCAGCTTCACACCATCTCCCACACTGGGTGCCTTCTGCAGATGTATTTCTTCATGGTCCTGGCCTTGCTGGATGATTTCCTGTTGGCTGTGATGGCCTATGATCGCTATGTGGCCATTTGCCTTCCTCTGCATTACACCACTATCATGTGTCCCCAAAGATGCCTGTTTCTGGTGGCCACATCCTGGCTCTGCTCCAACCTCATGGCCTTTTCACTTACACTCCAGATGGTTCATGTCTCCTTCTGTGCCTCTCATTCCATCCCACACTTTTTCTGTGATCTACTCCCACTCCTCAAGCTTGCTTGCTCAGACACCCAGACCTTTCAGCTCATGATGTTTGCTGAAGCTGCCCTCTCAGGTGTGGTCCCTCTCATCTGTGTCCTGGTCTCTTATGCCCACATCATGCATACCATCCTCAGGATCCCCTCTGCTGAAGGAAAGCACAAAGTCTTCTCTACCTGTGGCTCACACCTGACTGTGGTCACTCTGTTCTATGGAACTGTCTTTCTGGTGTATTTCCAGCCATCATCCTCCTACTCTGCAGACACTGGAATAGTGGCATCCATTTTTTATACAATGGTCACCCCCATGCTCAACCCTTTTATCTATAGCTTGCGGAACAAGGACATGAAGAGAGCTCTGTGGAAACTTGTTGGCTTGGGGAAGCACTGTAATTTGTAA